From the Malus domestica chromosome 17, GDT2T_hap1 genome, one window contains:
- the LOC103426161 gene encoding uncharacterized protein translates to MEPLRSYSSSSSASSTTKYLSQTIQPTKGSTSNSKQLPHHQSSLHSVQKSSLKPWKKPAVAPLPPTTPTPPRIYKVDPINFRELVQRLTCAPEFMETRSLQSVAPPLIDIRASSVPNHVHSSSPEISSLFSVMYKDLSDTLELSPMPRHKKVHGSTVDSSY, encoded by the coding sequence ATGGAACCATTAAGATCttattcctcttcctcttcagcCTCCTCCACCACCAAGTACTTGTCCCAAACCATCCAACCAACAAAGGGTTCAACTTCAAACTCAAAGCAGCTTCCCCATCACCAGTCATCACTCCACTCGGTTCAAAAATCTTCGTtgaagccatggaagaagcctGCGGTTGCACCACTCCCACCAACCACACCAACCCCACCAAGAATCTACAAAGTTGACCCCATTAACTTCAGGGAGCTTGTCCAGCGCCTCACCTGCGCGCCGGAGTTTATGGAGACTCGGTCTCTCCAGAGCGTAGCGCCTCCACTGATCGATATCCGTGCGTCTTCTGTACCAAATCATGTCCATTCTTCTTCACCAGAAATTAGCTCACTATTTTCTGTTATGTACAAGGACTTGTCGGATACTTTGGAGCTGAGTCCGATGCCTCGCCATAAGAAGGTGCATGGTAGCACGGTGGACTCGAGCTATTAG
- the LOC103426137 gene encoding GTP-binding protein At2g22870 — protein MLLRNRLLTLQITSFLSPLPSPPIKTRPSTLSFRTLLSNPTHPSQNPNPKRNVLAPKATANSTIMDKNVLFMSPGVDPAEEVTENMVLPGSNIVLGPYAGDAKIKEVEFVKSSARAKDCPKHDRPEFAILGRSNVGKSSLINSLVRKKDVALTSKKPGKTKLINHFLVNKSWYFVDLPGYGFAKAPDAARMDWSAFTKGFFLSRDTLVTVLLLVDASVPPQKIDLDCANWLGRNNIPMTFVFTKCDKMRAGKGKRADENLRDFQQFIKDNYRVPPPWIMTSSVTGLGRDELLLHMSQLRNYWDQ, from the exons ATGTTACTCAGGAACCGCCTCCTAACCCTGCAAATCACTTCCTTCTTATCACCGCTTCCTTCCCCACCTATCAAAACCCGACCTTCCACCCTCTCCTTCCGAACTCTCCTCTCAAACCCAACTCATCCGAGccaaaacccaaacccaaaacgCAATGTCCTAGCTCCAAAAGCCACGGCTAACTCAACAATCATGGACAAGAACGTCCTGTTCATGTCGCCTGGGGTCGACCCCGCCGAGGAGGTGACTGAAAATATGGTCCTACCCGGTTCGAACATCGTGCTCGGACCCTATGCCGGCGATGCCAAGATTAAGGAGGTGGAGTTCGTGAAAAGCAGTGCCAGAGCTAAGGATTGCCCAAAACATGATCGACCCGAATTCGCTATTCTGGGTCGATCCAATGTGGGCAAGTCCTCACTCATTAATTCCTTGGTTCGCAAGAAGGATGTTGCTCTTACATCTAAGAAACCAG GGAAGACTAAGCTCATCAATCATTTCTTGGTCAACAAAAGTTGGTACTTTGTGGATTTGCCTGGTTATGG GTTTGCTAAAGCTCCAGATGCTGCTCGAATGGATTGGTCTGCATTCACAAAAGGTTTCTTTTTGAGCAGAGATACTCTTGTTACCGTCCTACTCCTTGTTGATGCTAGTGTTCCACCTCAGAAAATCGACCTAGACTGCGCTAATTGGCTTGGACGTAACAAT ATACCCATGACTTTTGTCTTCACCAAGTGTGACAAAATGAGGGCAGGCAAAGGTAAAAGGGCAGATGAGAACCTCAGGGATTTTCAACAGTTTATCAAAGACAACTACCGCGTACCTCCTCCGTGGATCATGACTAGCAGTGTAACTGGCTTGGGCAGGGATGAACTTTTGCTCCACATGTCGCAACTTAGAAACTACTGGGACCAATAG
- the LOC103405650 gene encoding F-box/kelch-repeat protein At3g23880-like has translation MSEYLPEEIIIQILLRLPVKPLIQFTCVCRSWNSIIKHTSFINRHLNLNQNKTSNNTPSILLRHCPLQDPTVEQYSLHLDNDSFLEHSKPQLPVQSFNECFRVVGSCNGLLLLSDDYLTETNSFILWNPSIRKFVSLAKPHAPTSSCYSICGFGFDSKKNDYKVVKLVYLPQDDQGQACPEIGLYSLNSGSWKTITATSPNYVIAQTFWSQVFVHGAVHWIASRRKENGLRNVILSLDVSDETFKEIELPEDLARVLPTKYMAISAAGKSIAVKHYDQNIHSIWIMREYGVVDSWTKKFSIDTHVIPNFRVVQIMGCRKNGEFLLEMYDHGRKTGELVSHDPNNNRNEFLGIHTDPGYSCIEYYTESLALLDRASELMHVP, from the coding sequence ATGTCAGAATATCTTCCTGAAGAAATTATAATCCAAATTCTTCTCAGGCTTCCCGTCAAACCTTTGATTCAGTTCACCTGTGTCTGCAGATCTTGGAACTCCATCATTAAACACACTAGCTTCATCAACAGACACCTCAAccttaaccaaaacaaaaccagcAATAATACCCCTTCCATCCTTCTCAGGCACTGCCCCCTCCAGGACCCCACAGTCGAGCAGTATTCTCTACATTTAGACAATGACTCCTTCCTGGAACACTCAAAGCCACAGCTTCCAGTTCAGAGCTTCAACGAGTGTTTCCGAGTTGTGGGCTCCTGCAACGGATTGCTTCTCCTCTCCGACGATTACCTTACAGAAACCAACTCTTTTATTCTATGGAACCCCTCAATAAGGAAGTTCGTCTCACTTGCAAAGCCTCATGCACCAACCTCCTCATGTTATTCTATTTGCGGGTTCGGCTTTGATTCGAAGAAAAATGACTACAAGGTAGTGAAACTGGTGTATCTCCCCCAAGATGATCAAGGCCAAGCTTGCCCTGAAATTGGGCTTTATTCACTAAATTCAGGGTCTTGGAAAACCATCACGGCAACTTCTCCTAATTACGTCATCGCTCAGACATTTTGGTCTCAAGTTTTTGTTCATGGAGCTGTGCATTGGATTGCGTCTCGTCGAAAAGAAAATGGACTCCGCAATGTGATTTTGTCATTGGATGTGAGTGATGAGACTTTTAAAGAGATTGAGTTGCCAGAAGATTTGGCTCGTGTGTTACCGACCAAGTACATGGCCATTTCAGCTGCTGGAAAGTCTATTGCCGTGAAGCACTATGATCAAAACATACATAGTATTTGGATCATGAGAGAGTACGGGGTGGTGGATTCATGGACAAAGAAATTCTCCATTGATACGCATGTCATCCCGAATTTCCGAGTTGTACAGATTATGGGGTGCAGGAAGAATGGCGAGTTTCTGTTAGAAATGTATGACCATGGAAGGAAGACTGGGGAGTTGGTCTCTCATGATCCCAATAACAACAGAAATGAATTTCTAGGAATTCATACAGATCCAGGGTATTCATGTATTGAATATTACACGGAGAGCCTAGCTTTACTCGATAGAGCGAGCGAGTTGATGCACGTTCCATGA
- the LOC103426159 gene encoding switch 2 isoform X2, which translates to MSLQSFKEALKPCRNSSSLTIPSTQSQSSISQPVEEPTIPRRPPKSSLSQQLLRLQDPLSLPPIETKQIQDQNGSEDEVDEEEDDPESVACGSPKVGFFEFDHTGPYEPLILSCEGEFPVVQVPASINCRLLEHQREGVKFLYTLYKKNHGGILGDDIICGSQLSEVNWEIVIVDEAHRLKNEKSKLYIACLEFKTLKRIGLTGTIMQNKIMELFNLFDWVAPGSLGTREHFREFYDEPLKHGQRSTAPERFVRVADKRKQHLAAVLHKYMLRRTKEETIGHLMMGKEDNVIFCAMSELQKRVYRRMLQLPDIQCLINKDNPCSCGSPLTQAECCKRTIPHGKLWPYFHKENPDGCDSCPFCIVLPCLVKLQQISNHLELIKPNPKDDPDKQKKDAEFATAVFGEDAELVGGNTQNESFMGLSDVKHCGKMRALEKFLFSWISRGDKVLLFSYSVRMLDILEKFLIRKGYCFSRLDGSTPTNLRQSLVDDFNSSPSKQVFLISTRAGGLGLNLVSANRVVIFDPSWNPAQDLQAQDRSFRFGQKRHVVVFRFLSAGSLDELVYSRQVYKQQLSNIAVSGKMEKRYFEGVQDCKEFQGELFGICNLFRDLSDKLFTSEIFELNEKQGQKELYSTKQESTKLGSDHVSLKEVDVASSSVSEARTTSDSEKRLTSQPVLKEVGIVYAHRNEDIVNYGHGTQGTTEMTIPQNGSLVDPGIHVSRKKKLDGIGGKENFPSPMDQKRIQYSRLSKFMGLGELEFSKWVMSATPMERERVLGDFRKRKKKTLENIIFEV; encoded by the exons ATGTCCCTCCAGTCCTTCAAAGAAGCCCTTAAACCCTGCAGAAACTCATCATCCTTAACAATCCCATCAACCCAATCACAGTCCTCAATCTCCCAACCCGTAGAAGAACCTACAATCCCAAGACGTCCCCCCAAATCGTCTCTGTCTCAGCAGCTTCTGAGACTGCAAGACCCATTGTCTCTGCCGCCAATTGAAACCAAACAAATCCAGGACCAGAATGGTAGTGAGGATGaggttgatgaagaagaagacgaccCAGAATCAGTGGCCTGTGGGAGCCCTAAAGTGGGTTTCTTTGAATTTGATCACACAGGACCATATGAGCCCCTGATCTTGTCCTGTGAGGGAGAATTTCCAGTTGTACAG GTTCCTGCATCCATTAACTGCAGGTTGCTTGAACATCAGAGAGAGGGAGTGAAGTTTCTGTATACTCTGTACAAGAAAAATCATGGAGGTATTCTTGGTGACGATAT AATATGTGGCAGCCAGTTGTCAGAGGTGAATTGGGAGATCGTGATTGTTGATGAAGCACATCggcttaaaaatgaaaaatcaaagcTCTATATAGCATGTTTAGAATTTAAAACCTTAAAGCGTATTGGTCTCACTGGAACCATAATGCAGAACAAAATCATGGAACTTTTTAACCTCTTTGACTGGGTTGCACCTGGATCCTTGGGAACACGTGAACATTTTCGGGAGTTTTATGATGAACCCCTCAAGCATGGCCAAAGGTCAACTGCTCCTGAAAGATTTGTTCGTGTTGCTGATAAGCGAAAACAACACCTAGCGGCAGTTCTTCATAAATATATGTTAAGAAGGACGAAAGAGGAAACTATTGGGCATCTTATGATGGGGAAGGAAGATAATGTCATATTCTGTGCTATGAGTGAATTGCAAAAACGGGTGTATAGGAGAATGTTACAGCTACCGGATATCCAATGCCTAATAAATAAGGACAACCCATGTAGTTGTGGAAGCCCTCTTACTCAAGCTGAGTGCTGTAAAAGGACTATCCCGCATGGAAAGCTTTGGCCATACTTTCACAAGGAGAACCCCGACGGTTGTGATTCATGCCCCTTCTGCATTGTCCTTCCTTGCCTTGTCAAGCTCCAACAG ATAAGTAATCACTTGGAGCTGATTAAGCCTAATCCAAAGGATGACCCAGATAAGCAAAAGAAAGATGCAGAGTTTGCCACCGCTGTGTTTGGCGAAGATGCTGAATTGGTGGGAGGGAACACCCAAAATGAGAGTTTTATGGGCCTGAGTGATGTTAAACATTGTGGCAAAATGCGAGCACTTGAAAAGTTCTTGTTCTCATGGATTTCACGGGGTGACAAAGTTCTTTTGTTCAGTTACTCTGTCAG GATGCTGGACATACTGGAAAAGTTTCTCATACGCAAAGGCTATTGCTTCTCAAGACTTGATGGTTCAACACCAACCAACTTGCGTCAGTCTCTTGTTGATGACTTTAATTCAAGTCCTAGCAAACAG GTGTTCCTTATATCAACTCGAGCTGGTGGGCTTGGGTTGAATCTGGTCAGCGCAAATCGTGTGGTAATATTTGATCCAAGCTGGAACCCTGCCCAAGACTTACAGGCCCAGGACCGGTCATTTCGTTTTGGACAGAAGAGGCATGTTGTGGTTTTCCGCTTTCTTTCTGCTGGTTCCCTTGATGAGCTTGTTTATTCGCGTCAGGTGTACAAACAGCAGCTATCCAACATTGCTGTTTCtggaaaaatggagaaaagataTTTTGAAGGTGTCCAG GATTGCAAAGAATTTCAAGGGGAACTTTTCGGAATCTGCAATTTATTTCGTGACCTTTCAGATAAGCTCTTTACCAGCGAAATCTTTGAGTTGAATGAGAAGCAAGGACAAAAAGAATTGTATAGTACAAAACAAGAATCAACCAAACTTGGTAGCgatcatgtttcattaaaagaaGTGGATGTTGCATCTTCATCAGTGTCTGAGGCCAGAACAACCAGTGATTCTGAGAAGCGTTTAACAAGTCAACCTGTGCTCAAGGAAGTCG GTATCGTGTATGCACATCGTAATGAAGACATTGTGAATTATGGACATGGAACTCAAGGGACGACAGAAATGACCATCCCTCAGAATGGTAGCCTCGTGGACCCAGGCATTCATGTCTCGCGGAAGAAGAAACTAGATGGTATCGGTGGGAAGGAAAATTTTCCTTCACCCATGGATCAGAAAAGGATCCAGTACAGCCGCCTTTCTAAGTTCATGGGTTTGGGAGAGCTTGAATTTAGCAAGTGGGTAATGTCTGCCACACcaatggagagggagagagtgctCGGGGACTTcaggaagagaaagaagaagacgCTTGAAAACATTATTTTCGAAGTTTAG
- the LOC103426159 gene encoding switch 2 isoform X1 encodes MSLQSFKEALKPCRNSSSLTIPSTQSQSSISQPVEEPTIPRRPPKSSLSQQLLRLQDPLSLPPIETKQIQDQNGSEDEVDEEEDDPESVACGSPKVGFFEFDHTGPYEPLILSCEGEFPVVQVPASINCRLLEHQREGVKFLYTLYKKNHGGILGDDMGLGKTIQTIAFLAAVFGKDGDCIDSTVLKKCQTAERAPVLIVCPTSVIHNWENEFSKWSNFSVAVYHGANRDLIYDKLGSHEVEILITSFDTYRICGSQLSEVNWEIVIVDEAHRLKNEKSKLYIACLEFKTLKRIGLTGTIMQNKIMELFNLFDWVAPGSLGTREHFREFYDEPLKHGQRSTAPERFVRVADKRKQHLAAVLHKYMLRRTKEETIGHLMMGKEDNVIFCAMSELQKRVYRRMLQLPDIQCLINKDNPCSCGSPLTQAECCKRTIPHGKLWPYFHKENPDGCDSCPFCIVLPCLVKLQQISNHLELIKPNPKDDPDKQKKDAEFATAVFGEDAELVGGNTQNESFMGLSDVKHCGKMRALEKFLFSWISRGDKVLLFSYSVRMLDILEKFLIRKGYCFSRLDGSTPTNLRQSLVDDFNSSPSKQVFLISTRAGGLGLNLVSANRVVIFDPSWNPAQDLQAQDRSFRFGQKRHVVVFRFLSAGSLDELVYSRQVYKQQLSNIAVSGKMEKRYFEGVQDCKEFQGELFGICNLFRDLSDKLFTSEIFELNEKQGQKELYSTKQESTKLGSDHVSLKEVDVASSSVSEARTTSDSEKRLTSQPVLKEVGIVYAHRNEDIVNYGHGTQGTTEMTIPQNGSLVDPGIHVSRKKKLDGIGGKENFPSPMDQKRIQYSRLSKFMGLGELEFSKWVMSATPMERERVLGDFRKRKKKTLENIIFEV; translated from the exons ATGTCCCTCCAGTCCTTCAAAGAAGCCCTTAAACCCTGCAGAAACTCATCATCCTTAACAATCCCATCAACCCAATCACAGTCCTCAATCTCCCAACCCGTAGAAGAACCTACAATCCCAAGACGTCCCCCCAAATCGTCTCTGTCTCAGCAGCTTCTGAGACTGCAAGACCCATTGTCTCTGCCGCCAATTGAAACCAAACAAATCCAGGACCAGAATGGTAGTGAGGATGaggttgatgaagaagaagacgaccCAGAATCAGTGGCCTGTGGGAGCCCTAAAGTGGGTTTCTTTGAATTTGATCACACAGGACCATATGAGCCCCTGATCTTGTCCTGTGAGGGAGAATTTCCAGTTGTACAG GTTCCTGCATCCATTAACTGCAGGTTGCTTGAACATCAGAGAGAGGGAGTGAAGTTTCTGTATACTCTGTACAAGAAAAATCATGGAGGTATTCTTGGTGACGATAT GGGACTAGGAAAAACCATCCAAACAATTGCATTCTTGGCTGCTGTGTTTGGGAAAGATGGGGATTGCATCGACTCCACAGTACTGAAGAAATGCCAAACAGCTGAAAGAGCCCCTGTTCTCATAGTTTGTCCTACTTCAGTTATCCACAATTGGGAGAATGAATTCTCTAAGTGGTCTAACTTTAGTGTTGCTGTTTACCACGGTGCAAATCGTGATTTGATTTATGATAAATTAGGATCACATGAAGTTGAGATACTTATCACAAGCTTTGACACATACAGAATATGTGGCAGCCAGTTGTCAGAGGTGAATTGGGAGATCGTGATTGTTGATGAAGCACATCggcttaaaaatgaaaaatcaaagcTCTATATAGCATGTTTAGAATTTAAAACCTTAAAGCGTATTGGTCTCACTGGAACCATAATGCAGAACAAAATCATGGAACTTTTTAACCTCTTTGACTGGGTTGCACCTGGATCCTTGGGAACACGTGAACATTTTCGGGAGTTTTATGATGAACCCCTCAAGCATGGCCAAAGGTCAACTGCTCCTGAAAGATTTGTTCGTGTTGCTGATAAGCGAAAACAACACCTAGCGGCAGTTCTTCATAAATATATGTTAAGAAGGACGAAAGAGGAAACTATTGGGCATCTTATGATGGGGAAGGAAGATAATGTCATATTCTGTGCTATGAGTGAATTGCAAAAACGGGTGTATAGGAGAATGTTACAGCTACCGGATATCCAATGCCTAATAAATAAGGACAACCCATGTAGTTGTGGAAGCCCTCTTACTCAAGCTGAGTGCTGTAAAAGGACTATCCCGCATGGAAAGCTTTGGCCATACTTTCACAAGGAGAACCCCGACGGTTGTGATTCATGCCCCTTCTGCATTGTCCTTCCTTGCCTTGTCAAGCTCCAACAG ATAAGTAATCACTTGGAGCTGATTAAGCCTAATCCAAAGGATGACCCAGATAAGCAAAAGAAAGATGCAGAGTTTGCCACCGCTGTGTTTGGCGAAGATGCTGAATTGGTGGGAGGGAACACCCAAAATGAGAGTTTTATGGGCCTGAGTGATGTTAAACATTGTGGCAAAATGCGAGCACTTGAAAAGTTCTTGTTCTCATGGATTTCACGGGGTGACAAAGTTCTTTTGTTCAGTTACTCTGTCAG GATGCTGGACATACTGGAAAAGTTTCTCATACGCAAAGGCTATTGCTTCTCAAGACTTGATGGTTCAACACCAACCAACTTGCGTCAGTCTCTTGTTGATGACTTTAATTCAAGTCCTAGCAAACAG GTGTTCCTTATATCAACTCGAGCTGGTGGGCTTGGGTTGAATCTGGTCAGCGCAAATCGTGTGGTAATATTTGATCCAAGCTGGAACCCTGCCCAAGACTTACAGGCCCAGGACCGGTCATTTCGTTTTGGACAGAAGAGGCATGTTGTGGTTTTCCGCTTTCTTTCTGCTGGTTCCCTTGATGAGCTTGTTTATTCGCGTCAGGTGTACAAACAGCAGCTATCCAACATTGCTGTTTCtggaaaaatggagaaaagataTTTTGAAGGTGTCCAG GATTGCAAAGAATTTCAAGGGGAACTTTTCGGAATCTGCAATTTATTTCGTGACCTTTCAGATAAGCTCTTTACCAGCGAAATCTTTGAGTTGAATGAGAAGCAAGGACAAAAAGAATTGTATAGTACAAAACAAGAATCAACCAAACTTGGTAGCgatcatgtttcattaaaagaaGTGGATGTTGCATCTTCATCAGTGTCTGAGGCCAGAACAACCAGTGATTCTGAGAAGCGTTTAACAAGTCAACCTGTGCTCAAGGAAGTCG GTATCGTGTATGCACATCGTAATGAAGACATTGTGAATTATGGACATGGAACTCAAGGGACGACAGAAATGACCATCCCTCAGAATGGTAGCCTCGTGGACCCAGGCATTCATGTCTCGCGGAAGAAGAAACTAGATGGTATCGGTGGGAAGGAAAATTTTCCTTCACCCATGGATCAGAAAAGGATCCAGTACAGCCGCCTTTCTAAGTTCATGGGTTTGGGAGAGCTTGAATTTAGCAAGTGGGTAATGTCTGCCACACcaatggagagggagagagtgctCGGGGACTTcaggaagagaaagaagaagacgCTTGAAAACATTATTTTCGAAGTTTAG
- the LOC103426159 gene encoding switch 2 isoform X3, whose protein sequence is MSLQSFKEALKPCRNSSSLTIPSTQSQSSISQPVEEPTIPRRPPKSSLSQQLLRLQDPLSLPPIETKQIQDQNGSEDEVDEEEDDPESVACGSPKVGFFEFDHTGPYEPLILSCEGEFPVVQVPASINCRLLEHQREGVKFLYTLYKKNHGGILGDDMGLGKTIQTIAFLAAVFGKDGDCIDSTVLKKCQTAERAPVLIVCPTSVIHNWENEFSKWSNFSVAVYHGANRDLIYDKLGSHEVEILITSFDTYRICGSQLSEVNWEIVIVDEAHRLKNEKSKLYIACLEFKTLKRIGLTGTIMQNKIMELFNLFDWVAPGSLGTREHFREFYDEPLKHGQRSTAPERFVRVADKRKQHLAAVLHKYMLRRTKEETIGHLMMGKEDNVIFCAMSELQKRVYRRMLQLPDIQCLINKDNPCSCGSPLTQAECCKRTIPHGKLWPYFHKENPDGCDSCPFCIVLPCLVKLQQISNHLELIKPNPKDDPDKQKKDAEFATAVFGEDAELVGGNTQNESFMGLSDVKHCGKMRALEKFLFSWISRGDKVLLFSYSVRMLDILEKFLIRKGYCFSRLDGSTPTNLRQSLVDDFNSSPSKQVFLISTRAGGLGLNLVSANRVVIFDPSWNPAQDLQAQDRSFRFGQKRHVVVFRFLSAGSLDELVYSRQVYKQQLSNIAVSGKMEKRYFEGVQDCKEFQGELFGICNLFRDLSDKLFTSEIFELNEKQGQKELYSTKQESTKLGSDHVSLKEVDVASSSVSEARTTSDSEKRLTSQPVLKEVDVGCSD, encoded by the exons ATGTCCCTCCAGTCCTTCAAAGAAGCCCTTAAACCCTGCAGAAACTCATCATCCTTAACAATCCCATCAACCCAATCACAGTCCTCAATCTCCCAACCCGTAGAAGAACCTACAATCCCAAGACGTCCCCCCAAATCGTCTCTGTCTCAGCAGCTTCTGAGACTGCAAGACCCATTGTCTCTGCCGCCAATTGAAACCAAACAAATCCAGGACCAGAATGGTAGTGAGGATGaggttgatgaagaagaagacgaccCAGAATCAGTGGCCTGTGGGAGCCCTAAAGTGGGTTTCTTTGAATTTGATCACACAGGACCATATGAGCCCCTGATCTTGTCCTGTGAGGGAGAATTTCCAGTTGTACAG GTTCCTGCATCCATTAACTGCAGGTTGCTTGAACATCAGAGAGAGGGAGTGAAGTTTCTGTATACTCTGTACAAGAAAAATCATGGAGGTATTCTTGGTGACGATAT GGGACTAGGAAAAACCATCCAAACAATTGCATTCTTGGCTGCTGTGTTTGGGAAAGATGGGGATTGCATCGACTCCACAGTACTGAAGAAATGCCAAACAGCTGAAAGAGCCCCTGTTCTCATAGTTTGTCCTACTTCAGTTATCCACAATTGGGAGAATGAATTCTCTAAGTGGTCTAACTTTAGTGTTGCTGTTTACCACGGTGCAAATCGTGATTTGATTTATGATAAATTAGGATCACATGAAGTTGAGATACTTATCACAAGCTTTGACACATACAGAATATGTGGCAGCCAGTTGTCAGAGGTGAATTGGGAGATCGTGATTGTTGATGAAGCACATCggcttaaaaatgaaaaatcaaagcTCTATATAGCATGTTTAGAATTTAAAACCTTAAAGCGTATTGGTCTCACTGGAACCATAATGCAGAACAAAATCATGGAACTTTTTAACCTCTTTGACTGGGTTGCACCTGGATCCTTGGGAACACGTGAACATTTTCGGGAGTTTTATGATGAACCCCTCAAGCATGGCCAAAGGTCAACTGCTCCTGAAAGATTTGTTCGTGTTGCTGATAAGCGAAAACAACACCTAGCGGCAGTTCTTCATAAATATATGTTAAGAAGGACGAAAGAGGAAACTATTGGGCATCTTATGATGGGGAAGGAAGATAATGTCATATTCTGTGCTATGAGTGAATTGCAAAAACGGGTGTATAGGAGAATGTTACAGCTACCGGATATCCAATGCCTAATAAATAAGGACAACCCATGTAGTTGTGGAAGCCCTCTTACTCAAGCTGAGTGCTGTAAAAGGACTATCCCGCATGGAAAGCTTTGGCCATACTTTCACAAGGAGAACCCCGACGGTTGTGATTCATGCCCCTTCTGCATTGTCCTTCCTTGCCTTGTCAAGCTCCAACAG ATAAGTAATCACTTGGAGCTGATTAAGCCTAATCCAAAGGATGACCCAGATAAGCAAAAGAAAGATGCAGAGTTTGCCACCGCTGTGTTTGGCGAAGATGCTGAATTGGTGGGAGGGAACACCCAAAATGAGAGTTTTATGGGCCTGAGTGATGTTAAACATTGTGGCAAAATGCGAGCACTTGAAAAGTTCTTGTTCTCATGGATTTCACGGGGTGACAAAGTTCTTTTGTTCAGTTACTCTGTCAG GATGCTGGACATACTGGAAAAGTTTCTCATACGCAAAGGCTATTGCTTCTCAAGACTTGATGGTTCAACACCAACCAACTTGCGTCAGTCTCTTGTTGATGACTTTAATTCAAGTCCTAGCAAACAG GTGTTCCTTATATCAACTCGAGCTGGTGGGCTTGGGTTGAATCTGGTCAGCGCAAATCGTGTGGTAATATTTGATCCAAGCTGGAACCCTGCCCAAGACTTACAGGCCCAGGACCGGTCATTTCGTTTTGGACAGAAGAGGCATGTTGTGGTTTTCCGCTTTCTTTCTGCTGGTTCCCTTGATGAGCTTGTTTATTCGCGTCAGGTGTACAAACAGCAGCTATCCAACATTGCTGTTTCtggaaaaatggagaaaagataTTTTGAAGGTGTCCAG GATTGCAAAGAATTTCAAGGGGAACTTTTCGGAATCTGCAATTTATTTCGTGACCTTTCAGATAAGCTCTTTACCAGCGAAATCTTTGAGTTGAATGAGAAGCAAGGACAAAAAGAATTGTATAGTACAAAACAAGAATCAACCAAACTTGGTAGCgatcatgtttcattaaaagaaGTGGATGTTGCATCTTCATCAGTGTCTGAGGCCAGAACAACCAGTGATTCTGAGAAGCGTTTAACAAGTCAACCTGTGCTCAAGGAAGTCG ATGTAGGCTGTAGCGACTGA